A window of the Natronomonas salina genome harbors these coding sequences:
- the msrA gene encoding peptide-methionine (S)-S-oxide reductase MsrA has product MTETATFGGGCFWCVEAAFEELDGVESVTSGYAGGHVEDPSYEAVCREETGHAEVVRVAYDPKAIGYDELLEVFFAVHDPTQLNRQGPDVGTQYRSIVLFEDDDQRQQAAAYIEALDEEYDDDVVTELEELDAFYEAEEYHQNYFEKNPNDAYCSMHAAPKVEKVREKFEEKVEGRRGAEASDD; this is encoded by the coding sequence ATGACCGAGACAGCGACGTTCGGCGGCGGGTGCTTCTGGTGTGTCGAGGCGGCGTTCGAGGAACTCGACGGCGTCGAGTCGGTGACCTCCGGCTACGCCGGCGGCCACGTCGAGGACCCCAGCTACGAGGCGGTCTGTCGGGAGGAGACCGGCCACGCCGAGGTCGTCCGGGTCGCCTACGACCCCAAGGCAATCGGCTACGACGAGTTGCTGGAGGTGTTCTTCGCCGTCCACGACCCGACGCAGCTGAACCGGCAGGGGCCGGACGTCGGCACTCAGTACCGCTCGATCGTCCTCTTCGAGGACGACGACCAGCGCCAACAGGCTGCCGCGTACATCGAGGCCCTCGACGAGGAGTACGACGACGACGTCGTCACCGAACTCGAGGAACTCGATGCGTTCTACGAGGCGGAGGAGTACCACCAGAACTACTTCGAGAAGAACCCCAACGACGCCTACTGCAGCATGCACGCCGCGCCCAAGGTCGAGAAGGTCCGCGAGAAGTTCGAGGAGAAGGTCGAGGGCCGGCGAGGCGCCGAAGCGTCCGACGACTAG
- a CDS encoding universal stress protein, which produces MYDRILLPTDGSDASDRAVEQAVGLARETGAALHVLFVVEDIPYAPEMMDDQVEGQLREIGEEAIETIRARADEAGVEVVATLREGVPHATILEYADEADADVVVMGTHGRSGLDRYLLGSVTERVVRTSEVPVLTVRMDEEE; this is translated from the coding sequence ATGTACGACCGGATCCTGCTGCCGACGGACGGCAGCGACGCCAGCGACCGCGCGGTCGAGCAGGCCGTCGGGCTCGCCCGGGAGACCGGCGCGGCCCTCCACGTGCTGTTCGTCGTCGAGGACATCCCCTACGCCCCGGAGATGATGGACGACCAGGTCGAGGGGCAGCTCCGCGAGATCGGCGAGGAGGCCATCGAGACGATCCGCGCCCGCGCCGACGAGGCGGGCGTCGAGGTCGTCGCCACGCTCCGGGAGGGCGTCCCCCACGCCACCATCCTCGAGTACGCCGACGAGGCCGACGCCGACGTCGTCGTGATGGGCACCCACGGCCGCAGCGGGCTGGACCGCTACCTGCTCGGCAGCGTCACCGAGCGGGTCGTCCGCACGTCCGAGGTGCCGGTGCTGACCGTCCGGATGGACGAGGAGGAGTGA
- a CDS encoding helix-hairpin-helix domain-containing protein encodes MPELPVTDEQLRRLESVCSDLEAAYVGPYGRVDPDDALEYLLDTYTPPEEAAEAETAGAEEETDGAAESGTGTSESESESADGIDTADLTAIEGVGEVTASALLEAGFDSPAAIEAADPEALTAAEGVGEKQAVDIVAAAAAMDAPAAEADADEGADVETDAGAGSDGASGTGPGADDRANDSPEDTLQQAMSLLDAHDDRWRESSGDEPYEVDLPDGSTEAVRTKDDVKRLLFKHWR; translated from the coding sequence ATGCCAGAACTCCCGGTCACCGACGAACAGCTCCGGCGGCTCGAGTCGGTCTGTTCGGACCTCGAGGCCGCCTACGTCGGCCCCTACGGTCGGGTCGATCCCGACGACGCCCTCGAGTACCTGCTCGACACCTACACGCCCCCAGAGGAAGCGGCGGAAGCGGAGACGGCGGGAGCGGAGGAGGAGACAGATGGCGCCGCCGAGTCCGGGACTGGAACGTCGGAGTCGGAATCGGAGTCCGCGGACGGGATCGACACCGCCGACCTGACGGCCATCGAAGGCGTCGGCGAGGTGACCGCGTCGGCGCTGCTCGAGGCCGGCTTCGACTCGCCGGCGGCGATCGAGGCCGCCGACCCGGAGGCGCTGACCGCCGCCGAGGGCGTCGGCGAGAAGCAGGCGGTCGACATCGTCGCCGCCGCCGCGGCGATGGACGCCCCGGCGGCCGAGGCTGACGCCGACGAGGGGGCGGACGTGGAGACTGACGCCGGCGCCGGGAGCGACGGTGCGAGCGGCACCGGCCCGGGTGCCGACGACCGGGCGAACGACAGTCCCGAGGACACCCTCCAGCAGGCGATGAGCCTGCTGGACGCCCACGACGACCGGTGGCGGGAGTCCAGCGGCGACGAGCCCTACGAGGTCGACCTGCCCGACGGGTCGACCGAGGCCGTCCGCACGAAGGACGACGTCAAGCGCCTGCTGTTCAAGCACTGGCGATAG
- a CDS encoding enoyl-CoA hydratase/isomerase family protein, with amino-acid sequence MSVELTRDGSIATITISNPDRKNAVDAPTSEQMADYVHEVAYDDDVRCVVVTGEGDAFCSGLDLAGDMGIGSPAAELEIGLNAIAQGLMRMEKPTIARVRGAAVGAGASLATACDFVYVEEGAFFEWGFTNIGLAPDTGATYVLPRLVGVRKALELLITGDRISAEKAVDLGVANEVVPAEEFDDHVDERAETLAGRPTLAVAAAKRLVYRSHQRAMEETLREEALAQEDLIDSQDFAEGVSAFMADREPEFEGR; translated from the coding sequence ATGAGCGTCGAGCTGACGCGCGACGGCAGCATCGCCACCATCACCATCTCCAACCCCGACCGGAAGAACGCGGTCGACGCGCCGACGTCCGAGCAGATGGCCGACTACGTCCACGAGGTCGCCTACGACGACGACGTCCGCTGCGTCGTGGTCACCGGCGAGGGCGACGCCTTCTGCTCCGGGCTGGACCTGGCCGGCGACATGGGCATCGGCAGCCCAGCCGCCGAACTGGAGATCGGCCTCAACGCCATCGCCCAGGGGCTGATGCGCATGGAGAAGCCAACGATCGCGCGGGTCCGGGGCGCGGCGGTCGGCGCCGGCGCGTCGCTGGCGACCGCCTGCGACTTCGTCTACGTCGAGGAGGGCGCGTTCTTCGAGTGGGGGTTCACCAACATCGGACTCGCGCCCGACACCGGCGCGACGTACGTCCTGCCGCGGCTGGTCGGCGTCCGGAAGGCCCTGGAGTTGCTGATCACCGGCGACCGCATCTCCGCCGAGAAGGCCGTCGACCTCGGCGTCGCCAACGAGGTCGTCCCCGCCGAGGAGTTCGACGACCACGTCGACGAGCGGGCCGAGACGCTGGCCGGCCGGCCGACGCTGGCCGTCGCGGCCGCCAAGCGGCTCGTCTACCGGAGCCACCAGCGCGCGATGGAGGAGACGCTCCGCGAGGAGGCCCTCGCCCAGGAGGACCTGATCGACAGCCAGGACTTCGCCGAGGGAGTCTCGGCGTTCATGGCCGACCGGGAGCCGGAGTTCGAGGGGCGGTAG
- a CDS encoding PGF-CTERM sorting domain-containing protein yields the protein MDSDRRDWGAAALSLATVVSLIAGVAVLGVAPVAADQHTKDSAEDYTEESNYTVTFPNPTDHYPGDQNAENGSIRYFFAGEDAFREIDAEEGAFIHYVILDADWIDYSTCSVDNTAAFGIDRGGDNSGTRTDQDLVSRRKDDNFRDDGLTIEFYTHGDLGGDPPYMAPEDAIVAQQGVGSAGGPCLTLTDEPGWYQLQGFLNGTEADNGPDERPSDDARHAGGTANSNYLYVCECDSRAEAEERLGPAPGDDTGSDPAPTSTPTPAPATATPSSDPGETDTPAATDGSTTTQTLEPAGTDGGADTETPTGTSVPESEPASGDNVDDDESTPTPGDGPGFTGLAGVLALLAAALLVRRP from the coding sequence ATGGACTCCGATAGACGAGACTGGGGGGCGGCGGCGCTGTCGCTCGCCACGGTCGTATCGCTGATCGCCGGCGTGGCCGTCCTGGGGGTCGCGCCGGTCGCCGCCGACCAGCACACCAAGGACTCGGCCGAGGACTACACCGAGGAGTCGAACTACACGGTGACGTTCCCGAACCCGACCGACCACTACCCCGGCGACCAGAACGCCGAGAACGGCAGCATCAGGTACTTCTTCGCCGGCGAGGACGCCTTCCGCGAGATCGACGCCGAGGAGGGGGCGTTCATCCACTACGTCATCCTGGACGCCGACTGGATCGACTACTCCACCTGCAGCGTCGACAACACGGCCGCATTCGGCATCGACCGCGGCGGCGACAACTCGGGGACCCGGACCGACCAGGACCTCGTCAGCCGCCGGAAGGACGACAACTTCCGCGACGACGGGCTGACCATCGAGTTCTACACCCACGGCGACCTCGGCGGCGACCCGCCCTACATGGCCCCCGAGGACGCCATCGTCGCCCAGCAGGGCGTCGGCTCCGCCGGCGGTCCCTGCCTGACGCTCACCGACGAACCGGGCTGGTACCAGCTCCAGGGATTCCTCAACGGCACCGAGGCCGACAACGGTCCCGACGAACGCCCGTCGGACGACGCCAGGCACGCCGGCGGCACCGCCAACTCCAACTACCTCTACGTCTGCGAGTGCGACAGCCGCGCCGAGGCCGAGGAGCGACTCGGCCCGGCGCCCGGCGACGACACCGGGTCCGACCCCGCGCCGACGTCCACGCCGACGCCGGCCCCCGCGACGGCGACCCCGTCGTCCGATCCGGGCGAGACCGACACCCCGGCGGCGACGGACGGGTCGACGACCACGCAGACCCTCGAACCCGCCGGTACTGACGGCGGCGCCGATACGGAGACCCCCACGGGGACCTCCGTACCCGAATCGGAACCCGCCTCTGGCGACAACGTCGACGATGACGAGAGCACGCCGACCCCGGGCGACGGACCCGGCTTCACCGGCCTCGCCGGCGTGCTGGCGCTGCTGGCCGCTGCGCTGCTCGTCCGGCGACCCTAG
- a CDS encoding acyl-CoA dehydrogenase family protein: MDYEHGGMYDEDGGEFRRELRALLQEEIEPVVDEADREPLTREEFIEYTGVLRELDIGFEPGVAEQYFGNLERFAIVSEEVSKIWPSLNVALQMSFPSVFVQHAADETQDAMLSKLETGECIGCLAVTEPEGGSDTARPNTVAYKDGDEYVLNGKKAWVGNAPIADVALVIAHDDEADTQDMFLVDQENSPFETETMEKMGWTGVRNGRMYFDDVRIPEDNRLSNIVGNALKDGKDIQEIVPFPESVANLFFQQKALNATFSFMRTGMSFMAVGIMQAAFDEALDYVHERETFGKPIGENQLVQEKLYEILRDLETSRQLSRHALEMLKRGDDRARLISSLAKGYTSERSVDATYNALQLHGGEGLKKENRLERYYRDASVMTIPDGTTEIQKLVVGKELTGYSAY, translated from the coding sequence ATGGACTACGAGCACGGCGGGATGTACGACGAGGACGGCGGGGAGTTCCGCCGGGAGCTGCGAGCGCTCCTGCAGGAGGAGATCGAGCCCGTCGTCGACGAGGCCGACCGCGAGCCGCTGACCCGCGAGGAGTTCATCGAGTACACCGGCGTCCTGCGGGAGCTGGACATCGGCTTCGAGCCGGGCGTCGCCGAGCAGTACTTCGGAAACCTCGAGCGGTTCGCCATCGTCTCCGAGGAGGTCTCGAAGATCTGGCCGAGCCTCAACGTCGCCCTGCAGATGTCCTTCCCGTCGGTGTTCGTCCAGCACGCCGCCGACGAGACCCAGGACGCGATGCTCTCGAAGCTCGAGACCGGCGAGTGCATCGGCTGTCTCGCCGTCACCGAGCCCGAGGGCGGCTCCGACACCGCCCGGCCCAACACGGTCGCCTACAAGGACGGCGACGAGTACGTCCTGAACGGCAAGAAGGCGTGGGTCGGCAACGCTCCCATCGCCGACGTGGCGCTCGTCATCGCCCACGACGACGAGGCCGACACCCAGGACATGTTCCTGGTCGACCAGGAGAACTCGCCGTTCGAGACCGAGACGATGGAGAAGATGGGCTGGACCGGCGTCCGCAACGGCCGGATGTACTTCGACGACGTCCGCATCCCCGAGGACAACCGCCTGTCGAACATCGTCGGCAACGCGCTGAAGGACGGCAAGGACATCCAGGAGATCGTCCCGTTCCCGGAGTCCGTCGCCAACCTGTTCTTCCAGCAGAAGGCGCTCAACGCGACGTTCTCGTTCATGCGGACCGGGATGTCGTTCATGGCCGTCGGCATCATGCAGGCCGCCTTCGACGAGGCGCTCGACTACGTCCACGAGCGGGAGACCTTCGGCAAGCCCATCGGCGAGAACCAGCTCGTCCAGGAGAAGCTCTACGAGATCCTCCGGGATCTGGAGACCTCCCGGCAGCTCTCCCGGCACGCCCTGGAGATGCTCAAGCGCGGCGACGACCGCGCCCGCCTCATCTCCTCGCTGGCGAAGGGCTACACCTCCGAGCGCTCGGTCGACGCCACCTACAACGCCCTGCAGCTACACGGCGGCGAGGGCCTGAAGAAGGAGAACCGCCTCGAGCGCTACTACCGCGACGCCAGCGTCATGACCATCCCCGACGGCACCACCGAGATCCAGAAGCTCGTCGTCGGCAAGGAACTGACCGGCTACTCGGCGTACTAG
- a CDS encoding SCP2 sterol-binding domain-containing protein: MTDDIESRIEESLDKDQDELAEDMPELLDEVDGQVRELVEANPELFGRLVGRMEELDIAEFVEENPQTADQFQDLLWTGMEVLVEQSPEVQEEIAQDITVNFEADDAPMTGHLEVDGSAQTITGGAGHLDDPTLEITGPANNLVGLMTGSVDPVQGFMSQQYEMDGPVAQGTQLAPVMSNLSDNIPSES, encoded by the coding sequence ATGACAGACGACATCGAATCCAGGATCGAGGAATCGCTCGACAAGGACCAGGACGAACTCGCCGAGGACATGCCGGAGCTGCTCGACGAGGTCGACGGCCAGGTCCGCGAACTGGTCGAGGCCAACCCCGAGCTGTTCGGCCGTCTCGTCGGCCGCATGGAGGAACTCGACATCGCGGAGTTCGTCGAGGAGAACCCCCAGACGGCCGACCAGTTCCAGGACCTGCTGTGGACGGGGATGGAGGTCCTCGTCGAGCAGTCCCCGGAGGTCCAGGAGGAGATCGCCCAGGACATCACCGTCAACTTCGAGGCCGACGACGCGCCGATGACGGGCCACCTCGAGGTCGACGGCTCCGCCCAGACCATCACCGGCGGCGCCGGCCACCTCGACGACCCGACCCTGGAGATCACCGGTCCCGCCAACAACCTCGTGGGCCTGATGACGGGCTCCGTCGACCCCGTCCAGGGCTTCATGAGCCAGCAGTACGAGATGGACGGCCCGGTCGCGCAGGGCACCCAGCTGGCGCCGGTCATGAGCAACCTCTCCGACAACATCCCCTCCGAGTCGTAA
- a CDS encoding helix-turn-helix domain-containing protein, with translation MRYVRTVITPREGGLHPVDEILAEEPNLSRELLHNISLLDDGTAITLFQLSGDADRAREIAEESEEILDYQLSEGENHITIYSHFVPNQTIVDLLGLFREYELILDMPLEYTADGGLRAHIVGEEDVIREVIPQVPDGIGLNLEQISDYVPEEERLFAMLTDRQQETLQAALEVGYYEVPRQATHQDIADFLDRSDGTVGEHLRKIEAKVMAAIAP, from the coding sequence ATGCGCTACGTCCGGACGGTCATCACCCCGCGCGAGGGCGGCCTCCACCCCGTCGACGAGATCCTGGCCGAGGAGCCGAACCTCAGCCGGGAGCTGCTCCACAACATCAGCCTGCTCGACGACGGGACCGCCATCACGCTCTTCCAGCTCTCCGGGGACGCCGACCGCGCCCGCGAGATCGCCGAGGAGTCCGAGGAGATCCTCGACTACCAGCTCTCGGAGGGGGAGAACCACATCACCATCTACTCGCACTTCGTGCCGAACCAGACCATCGTCGACCTCCTGGGGCTCTTCCGCGAGTACGAGCTCATCCTCGACATGCCGCTGGAGTACACCGCCGACGGCGGCCTCCGCGCCCACATCGTCGGCGAGGAGGACGTCATCCGGGAGGTCATCCCGCAGGTCCCCGACGGCATCGGCCTCAACCTCGAGCAGATCAGCGACTACGTCCCCGAGGAGGAGCGGCTCTTCGCGATGCTCACCGACCGCCAGCAGGAGACGCTGCAGGCGGCCCTCGAGGTCGGCTACTACGAGGTCCCGCGGCAGGCGACCCACCAGGACATCGCGGACTTCCTCGACCGCTCGGACGGCACCGTCGGCGAGCACCTCCGGAAGATCGAGGCGAAGGTGATGGCCGCCATCGCGCCGTAG
- a CDS encoding AMP-binding protein, which yields MSQSRPWHREYEDYGIEETLEPYPDHPVHQFLYDAAEQYPEQGVVQADRKITYPELLEDVEALAAALQARGVEKGGRVATVLPTSAQFVVASNAISRAGGVHIPNDFLDSDEDLVYRLEQSEPNVLVGHDEHRDLLETLRDEVGIDHLVLTTLDDYAGDPPEHDPVDGAEWLPDLLAEGGEPDDVDLAPDDTHTILFTGGTTGKPKGCLLTHRNLVANALQPIAAQGRLPDLMRGSEAGVMALPMYHSYGYSVANMLVALGLDVLLVPDARDTDRIRSHIAEHEPLIMFGVPTQFMQIVEEELEHDVIGLSGSAPLAGETKDRFDEQSSGISQGYGLSEMSPITHFDISGIQEALTGRPADDLGFDQPSIGVPVPDTDVKLLDVDSGEEIPLEEAIEEEREGEMLLNGPQRMKGYLNADDPFDEDGFVATGDVAKIDPKGRFYVVDRVKNMINVSGLKVYAEEVDEELFGMDGVRRPATVGIPDPDRPGSERVKIYVETEDGADVSADDVREYLDGRVPRQAVPDEVEFVDEVPLTDIGKTDRQELKARAE from the coding sequence ATGAGCCAGTCCCGCCCGTGGCACCGCGAGTACGAGGATTACGGCATCGAGGAGACGCTCGAACCGTACCCCGACCACCCCGTCCACCAGTTCCTCTACGACGCCGCCGAGCAGTACCCCGAGCAGGGGGTCGTCCAGGCCGACCGGAAGATCACCTACCCGGAGCTCCTCGAGGACGTCGAGGCGCTCGCGGCCGCGCTGCAGGCCCGCGGCGTCGAGAAGGGCGGCCGCGTCGCCACGGTGCTGCCGACGTCCGCGCAGTTCGTCGTCGCCAGCAACGCCATCTCGCGGGCCGGCGGCGTCCACATCCCCAACGACTTCCTCGACTCCGACGAGGACCTCGTCTACCGGCTCGAGCAGAGCGAACCCAACGTCCTCGTCGGCCACGACGAGCACCGCGACCTCCTCGAGACGCTCCGCGACGAGGTCGGCATCGACCACCTCGTCCTCACCACGCTGGACGACTACGCCGGCGACCCGCCCGAGCACGACCCCGTCGACGGCGCCGAGTGGCTCCCCGACCTGCTGGCCGAGGGCGGCGAGCCCGACGACGTCGACCTCGCGCCCGACGACACCCACACCATCCTCTTCACCGGCGGCACGACCGGGAAGCCGAAGGGGTGTCTGCTGACCCACCGCAACCTCGTCGCCAACGCCCTCCAGCCGATCGCCGCCCAGGGGCGGCTCCCCGACCTGATGCGGGGCTCCGAGGCCGGCGTGATGGCGCTGCCGATGTACCACTCCTACGGCTACTCCGTGGCCAACATGCTCGTCGCGCTCGGCCTCGACGTCCTGCTCGTCCCCGACGCCCGCGACACCGACCGGATCCGCTCGCACATCGCCGAGCACGAGCCGCTCATCATGTTCGGCGTCCCGACGCAGTTCATGCAGATCGTCGAGGAGGAACTCGAACACGACGTCATCGGCCTCTCCGGCTCCGCGCCGCTGGCCGGCGAGACCAAGGACCGCTTCGACGAGCAGTCCTCCGGCATCTCCCAGGGGTACGGCCTCTCGGAGATGTCGCCGATCACCCACTTCGACATCTCCGGCATCCAGGAGGCGCTGACCGGCCGGCCGGCCGACGACCTCGGCTTCGACCAGCCCTCCATCGGCGTCCCCGTCCCCGACACCGACGTGAAGCTCCTCGACGTCGACAGCGGCGAGGAGATCCCCCTCGAGGAGGCCATCGAGGAGGAGCGCGAGGGCGAGATGCTCCTGAACGGCCCCCAGCGGATGAAGGGCTACCTGAACGCCGACGACCCCTTCGACGAGGACGGCTTCGTCGCCACCGGCGACGTCGCCAAGATCGACCCCAAGGGCCGCTTCTACGTCGTCGACCGCGTGAAGAACATGATCAACGTCTCGGGGCTGAAGGTCTACGCCGAGGAGGTCGACGAGGAGCTGTTCGGGATGGACGGAGTGCGCCGGCCCGCGACCGTCGGCATCCCGGACCCCGACCGCCCGGGCAGCGAGCGCGTGAAGATCTACGTCGAGACCGAGGACGGCGCCGACGTCTCCGCAGACGACGTCCGCGAGTACCTCGACGGCCGGGTGCCCCGACAGGCCGTCCCCGACGAGGTCGAGTTCGTCGACGAGGTGCCGCTGACCGACATCGGGAAGACCGACCGGCAGGAACTGAAGGCCCGCGCCGAGTAG
- a CDS encoding SCP2 sterol-binding domain-containing protein, producing MSQSDTDVDAAGETVYFPSQKWFAIYEQRINENEEYAEQASDWGTDFNGDFIFEMRDMPIDQMDTEAMPEELREDLERYVNEENGSYVGYGYLGLEGGKCTGAELVEDKDEVDVGFVLSADSDTWKQLMRGDIGVVDGMMSGQFEIDGDMQKVMQYSQSAVLLTDTAADIDAKFADEEFEQ from the coding sequence ATGTCACAATCCGACACCGACGTCGACGCGGCGGGCGAGACCGTCTACTTCCCGAGCCAGAAGTGGTTCGCTATCTACGAGCAGCGCATCAACGAGAACGAGGAGTACGCCGAGCAGGCCTCCGACTGGGGGACCGACTTCAACGGCGACTTCATCTTCGAGATGCGCGACATGCCCATCGACCAGATGGACACCGAGGCGATGCCCGAGGAGCTCCGGGAGGACCTCGAACGGTACGTCAACGAGGAGAACGGCTCCTACGTCGGCTACGGGTACCTCGGCCTCGAGGGCGGCAAGTGCACCGGCGCCGAGCTCGTCGAGGACAAGGACGAGGTAGACGTCGGCTTCGTCCTCTCGGCCGACAGCGACACCTGGAAGCAGCTCATGCGCGGCGACATCGGCGTCGTCGACGGCATGATGTCCGGCCAGTTCGAGATCGACGGCGACATGCAGAAGGTCATGCAGTACTCCCAGTCCGCGGTCCTGCTGACCGATACGGCCGCTGACATCGACGCCAAGTTCGCCGACGAAGAGTTCGAGCAGTAA
- a CDS encoding GNAT family N-acetyltransferase: MTDYEIRPFRSDDRAAYLDLYETVLDADRDPAWFEWKYGADNPYVDEPAIVVAYRDGELVGARSFFALRMATGETARLALQPSDAMVHPDHRRQGLFSRMTRDALSRYADRAPAFCFNFPNHMSLPANLKLGWEVVGDLTTHYRVHDPAALTDAVPAPLASALQAAADTFYRFRTPDAAGADLAVSRQESAPETLAALYRTEHAGGHATERAGGHADGIHALRDETFYEWRLAAPDWTYETYVADRSGEPTAALVVARAHRGSVTTVRILDALAVGASSDRNEAYAALLASVLADHADAPLVAVRGGLPDSVLRRFGFLPDTSPPLSPVSSTTTMVARPIGDADWTLDGYDLRDPGSWRLTFAELDSA; encoded by the coding sequence ATGACGGACTACGAGATACGGCCGTTCCGGTCGGACGACCGGGCGGCGTACCTCGACCTCTACGAGACGGTCCTCGACGCCGACCGCGACCCGGCGTGGTTCGAGTGGAAGTACGGCGCCGACAACCCCTACGTCGACGAGCCGGCCATCGTCGTCGCCTACCGGGACGGGGAGCTGGTCGGCGCCCGGTCGTTCTTCGCGCTGCGGATGGCCACCGGCGAGACGGCCCGCCTGGCGCTGCAGCCGTCGGACGCGATGGTCCACCCGGACCACCGCCGGCAGGGGCTCTTCTCGCGGATGACCCGCGACGCGCTGTCGAGGTACGCCGACCGGGCGCCGGCGTTCTGCTTCAACTTCCCCAACCATATGTCCCTGCCCGCCAACCTGAAGCTGGGCTGGGAGGTCGTCGGCGACCTCACGACCCACTACCGCGTCCACGACCCCGCCGCGCTGACGGACGCGGTCCCGGCGCCGCTGGCGTCCGCGCTGCAGGCCGCAGCGGATACGTTCTACCGCTTCCGGACCCCGGACGCCGCCGGAGCCGACCTCGCCGTCAGCCGGCAGGAGAGCGCTCCGGAGACGCTCGCGGCGCTTTATCGAACCGAACATGCCGGCGGGCACGCGACTGAACGTGCCGGCGGGCACGCGGACGGCATCCACGCGCTCCGCGACGAGACGTTCTACGAGTGGCGCCTCGCGGCCCCCGATTGGACCTACGAGACGTACGTCGCCGACCGGAGCGGCGAGCCGACCGCGGCGCTCGTCGTCGCGCGGGCCCACAGGGGCAGCGTAACGACGGTACGGATCCTGGACGCGCTGGCGGTCGGCGCCTCGAGCGACCGGAACGAGGCGTACGCCGCCCTGCTCGCGTCGGTCCTCGCGGACCACGCCGACGCTCCCCTCGTCGCGGTCCGGGGCGGGCTCCCCGATTCCGTCCTCCGCCGGTTCGGGTTCCTCCCGGACACGTCGCCGCCGCTGTCGCCGGTCTCCTCGACGACCACGATGGTCGCCCGGCCGATCGGCGACGCCGACTGGACCCTCGACGGCTACGACCTCCGGGACCCGGGGAGCTGGCGGCTCACCTTCGCCGAACTGGATTCGGCCTGA
- a CDS encoding polysaccharide deacetylase family protein, with product MATVVISVDAELAWGSHDFESVPTDRVESARDGWRTLLDRFDRYDIPATWAIVGHLFLADCEGEHPEHPSLDGWFDADPGGPASTSSRWFADGLVDALLDSPVEHDIGGHSFSHRQLNPDLDREIARAEIAATAEAAAERGLDLESFVHPGNVIGHCDLLGEYGFTCYRGHGPDLPYDGTPVEPARKLLSGAVGGRPRLVEPSIDEHGLVDVPASLYLFDVDGTPRRALHRAGFDPVLDRAKRGIEAAAEQDGVYHLWLHPNNLVEDSAVDRVERILEHVDDVRARSDLTVETMAAVAERVRADASTPTV from the coding sequence ATGGCCACTGTCGTCATCTCGGTCGACGCCGAACTCGCCTGGGGGTCCCACGACTTCGAGTCCGTCCCCACGGATCGCGTGGAGAGTGCCCGCGACGGCTGGCGGACGCTCCTGGATCGCTTCGACCGGTACGATATCCCAGCGACCTGGGCGATCGTCGGCCACCTGTTCCTCGCCGACTGCGAGGGCGAACACCCCGAACACCCCTCGCTGGACGGCTGGTTCGATGCCGACCCCGGCGGCCCGGCGTCGACCAGCAGCCGGTGGTTCGCCGACGGCCTCGTCGACGCGCTCCTCGACTCCCCGGTCGAGCACGACATCGGCGGCCACAGCTTCTCCCACCGGCAGTTGAACCCGGACCTGGACCGGGAGATCGCCCGCGCGGAGATCGCGGCGACCGCCGAGGCCGCCGCCGAACGCGGCCTGGACCTGGAGTCGTTCGTCCACCCAGGGAACGTGATCGGCCACTGCGACCTGCTCGGCGAGTACGGGTTCACCTGCTACCGGGGTCACGGCCCCGACCTCCCGTACGACGGGACGCCGGTCGAGCCCGCACGGAAGCTGCTCTCCGGGGCCGTCGGCGGACGGCCGCGACTCGTCGAACCGTCGATCGACGAGCACGGTCTCGTCGACGTGCCCGCGTCGCTGTACCTCTTCGACGTCGACGGCACGCCGAGACGGGCGTTGCACCGCGCCGGGTTCGACCCCGTCCTCGACCGCGCCAAGCGGGGCATCGAGGCCGCGGCCGAGCAGGACGGCGTCTACCACCTCTGGCTCCACCCGAACAACCTCGTCGAGGACAGCGCCGTCGACCGCGTCGAGCGCATCCTCGAGCACGTCGACGACGTCCGGGCCCGGTCGGACCTGACCGTCGAGACGATGGCGGCGGTCGCCGAGCGAGTGCGTGCGGACGCGTCGACGCCCACCGTATGA